From the genome of Corallococcus macrosporus DSM 14697:
CGGGAAGCGCAGGTCATAGCAGACGGACAGCCCCAACCGGCCGACCTCCGTCTGCGCGGAGACGACCTCCGTCCCCGGCGCCACCGCCGCGGACTCCTGATAGGTCGCACCGTCTCCCACCTCGACGTCGAAGAGGTGGATCTTCCGGTACACGGCCAGCCGCTCGCCGCCGGGGCCAAAGAGGACGCTGGTGTTGTAGAGGCGGCCGCCCGGCGCGCCCGTCTCCAGCACGCTGCCGGCGAGCAGCGTCACCTTCAGCTCCCGGGCCAGGCTGGCCAGGCGGGACAACGTCGGGCCGTCGAGCCCCTCGGCGGCGCCCTCGCGTTCGGGCTCCGGTCCCATCCAGGAGAAGTTCTCTGGCAGGCCCACCAGCCGGGCACCCAGCCCGGCGGCGCGCCGGACGAGCCGGGTGGCGGCTTCCAGGTTCTGGGCCTTGTCGGCGGTGGACACCATCTGCGCGGCGGCGATGAGGTGCATGGCCGCGTTATAACCCCCGCCGGGGCTCGGAACCCCTGGGAATTCCTCACCCTGTCGGTCGGGTTTCACCGGGAGCAGGAGGGTGCGTCCTTCCTTTACACCCCGACGGGGCGTGTGCTACGGACGCCCCCGACATTTTTCGATGATGCACTTCGAAAAGTGGGCCGCGTGCCCGCTTTTCGTGTTTTTGGAGGCTGGTTTCCCGCTTATGTCGGAGAAGAACCTCAAGCAGACGGTGGAGGAGCGGGCCCTGGCCCTGCTCGAACCCATTGTCGCGGGTGAAGGCCTGGAGCTCGTGGACCTGGAATTCCTCCGGGAGCGCGAGGGCTGGGTGCTCCGGTTGTTCATCGACAAGCCGGGTGGCCGCGTCGGGCTGGACGAGTGCACCCAGGTGTCGCGCGCGGTGGACCCATCGCTCGACGTGGAGGACTTCATCCCCCACGAGTACAGCCTGGAGGTCTCCAGCCCCGGAGTGGACCGGCCGCTGCGGAAGCCGGCGCACTTCGAGCGAGTGAAGGGACAGAAGGTGAAGGTGAAGACGTTCGGCCCGGTGGGAGAGCCCCCGCGCAAGAACTTCACCGGCACGCTGACCGAGGTGGCAGGCGACGGAATCTCGGTGGAGGTGGAAGGGGCAGGAACCTTCCACATCCTCTTCAAGGACATCGCCAAGGCGAACCTGGAGTTCCAGTTCTAGACGTCGACATACAGGGCCCTCCCCCGTGCGAGCGCGCCCGTGGACCCCTTTAGGAGAAGACCATGCCCACGCAGCAAGCCAACCCGAGCGTCAACCTCAACCTCGTCCTCGACCAGGTCGCCAAGGACAAGGGCATCGACCGGGCTGTGCTGATTGCCACGCTCGAAGACGCGATGAAGACCGCGGCCAAGAAGCACTTCGGCCAGGACCGCGAGCTCGAGGCGACGTACGACCCGGAGAAGGGCGTCGTGGAGCTGTTCCAGGCCATCACCGTGGTCGAGGAGATTGTCGACCCGGTCCAGGCGGTGAATCAGATCTCCCTGGTCGAGGCCCACAAGAAGGGCATGGAAGTGGAGCCGGGCGACGAGCTCGTGTTCCAGATCTTCTACCGGGACGAGGACGCCGCCGAGGCCAAGGCCCAGGACGACCAGTACGGCGACATCCTCCGCCTGAAGACCTTCCGCCGCGGCTTCGGCCGCATCGCCGCGCAGACGGCCAAGCAGGTCATCCTGCAGCGCACGCGCGACGCCGAGCGGGAGAACGTCTTCAACGAGTACCGCGACCGGAAGAACGAAATCGTCACCGGCATCGCCCGCCGGTTCGAGCGCGGCAACATCATCGTGGACCTGGGCCGCGCCGAGGCCGTGCTGCCGGTGCGCGAGCAGGTCCCGCGTGAGACGTACCGCCCCGGCGACCGCGTCCAGGCCTACGTGCTGGACGTGCTCCGCGAGTCCAAGGGGCCCCAGATCGTCCTCAGCCGCGCGTCCGTCAACCTGCTCACCAAGCTGTTCGAGATGGAGGTGCCCGAAATCGCCGAGGGCATCGTCGTCATCGAGGCGGCGGCGCGTGAGCCGGGCGGCCGGGCGAAGATCGCCGTGTCCAGCCGGGACTCGGACGTGGACCCGGTGGGCGCCTGCGTCGGCATGAAGGGCAGCCGCGTGCAGGCGGTGGTGCAGGAGCTGCGCGGCGAGAAGATCGACATCGTCCCGTTCGACGAGGACCCGGCCCGCTTCGTGTGCTCGGCGCTGGCCCCCGCGGAGGTCAGCCGCGTCATCATCGACGAGGCCAACCACGCCATGGAGCTCATCGTCCCGGATGACCAGCTCAGCCTGGCCATTGGCCGCCGCGGCCAGAACGTCCGCCTGGCCGCCCAGCTCACGGGCTGGAAGCTGGACATCAACAGCGAGAGCCGGGTGCGGGAGCTGCGCGAGTTCGCCAACCGCTCGCTCGGCTCGCTGCCCGGCGTCAACGAGATGCTGGTGGAGACGCTCTACGCGCACGGCTTCCGGCAGGCCCGGGACATCGCCGAGGCCAACGAGGAGCTGCTCGCGCAGCTCCCGGGCATCGACCCGGCTCGCATCCCCTCCATGCAGGAGGCCGCCCGGACCCGGATGGTCGAGGATCAGGCGGAACTGTCGCGCATGGATTATGAAAGGGAGCAGGCCCGGATCGCCGAGGCCCGGCGGCACCCGGACGAGCTCAGCCAGCCCGAGCGGATGGCGCGTGTGCGCGGCGTCGGTGAGAAGACCATCGAGCAGCTCATCCTCGCCGGCTACCGCTCGGTGGAGGACATCGCCAACGAGAAGGACCTGGCGAAGCTGGGCGATGTTCCGGGCGTGGGTATCAAGAAGGCCCGCCAGCTCAAGAGCGCGGCGGAGAACTACCTGGTGGAGGAAGCCAAGCTGCGCGCGGAGCTGAATGCCGAGCGCGGCGCGACGGCGGCGACGTTTGATGGTGGCGCGGAAGCCACCAAGTCGCCGTAAGCTAGGCAAGGGAGGGAGCGTGGGGCGCCCGGCTGGCCGGCCCAGGCCGGAAGTTCAAGACGCGGGGTCAGGTCCGGTCCGGATGTGCGTCGGATGCGGGTCACGGCGGCCGCAGGCGGAGCTCACCCGGTTCGTGGTAGGGCCCGGAGGCGCCATCGAGGTCGACAGGAAGAGGCGGCTGCCAGGACGGGGCGCCTACCTGTGCGGTGCCGGTTGTCTGACGGCAGCGCTGAAGCGGAAGGCGTTTGGTAGGGCCTTTCGCGGAAAGGCGGGCCAGGTTGACCCGTCGCAGCTCGGACAGGCATGGGAGCAGGGGGTCGGAGTGGGGAGGGGTGCGGGGGGGAGTGGGTGTTAGTCACCACTCGCACACATTTTCGGGTTTGGACTAGGGTGCTGCGCCCCGGAGTCGGCGGAGCAGAAGGCCATCAAGGGCAATATGTCGAAGAAGCGCGTCCACGAAATCGCCAAGGAACTCAAGAGCCACGGGATCGAGCTCGACAACAAGGAGGTCGTCACCGAGCTGTCGAGCCTCGGTTACGACGTCAAGAGCCACTCGTCGTCTCTCGATGACGACCAGGCGACCGCTGCCGTCCAGAAGATCCTGGACAAGCGCAAGCCGAAGCAGGCCACGCCGCCGGTGACGGCGAAGGGCTTCGTCGTGCGCCGGAAGGTGGGTCCGCCCGCCGGTGCGACCGCGGACAGCGGGGCCGAGGCTTCACACGCCGCCGAGCCCGCGGCCCCCCCTGAGCTGCCTTCGGCCCCCGAGCCCGTGGCCGCCACGGCCGAGGAGCCGGTGCAGCCGCCGCCCGCGGAGGCGCCTCGCGCGCCCGCCGAGGCGCCGAGCGCCCCGGAGCCTCAGCATGCCGAGGCCCCGGTCGCCGCCGCGGAGCCGGTCGCTCCGTCCGCTGTCACGTCTACGCCGCCCGCGCCGGTGGCCGAGGCCCCGAAGGCCCCCGCCGCCGCCGAGGTGGCTTCACCCACGCCCGCCGCCGAGGCCCCACAGGCCCCGGTGGAGGCTCCCCAGGCTGCCGCTCCGGCTTCCGCCGCCGCGCAGCCTCGTCCCCCTGTCCAGGAGAGCACCACCTTGCCCCAACCCCCCCCCCGCTCACCGGTACCGCCGTCAGTCCGGACGCCTTCGAGCACTTCCTCGTCCGCGACTGTCGTGTCCCGGGGCCCCGCGCCTGGCTATCCGCAGCGCAGCGGACCCGGTGGCCGTCCCGGTGGTCCGGGCGGTCCGGGTGGCCGTCCCGGTGGTCCGGGCGGCCCGGGCGGTCGTCCCGGTGGTCCGGGCGGCCCGGGCGGTCGTCCCGGTGGTCCGGGCGGTCCGGGTGGTCGTCCCGGTGGTCCGGGTGGCCGTCCGTCGTACCAGGGGCCGGGCTCCTACCAGGGCTCCGGCGCGCGTCCCGGACAGGGACCGGTGCGTCCCACGTCGGCGCCTGGCATGGGCGCGCAGCCCTCCGCCTCCGCGTCGCCTGTTCCGCAGGGCCCCACCATCATGGTTGGCGGCGTGCCGCACGCCCAGGTGACGCCCACGGGCGCGCAGGCGCGTCCCACGGCGACCCAGGCCGTCGTCATCTCGCGCCCGCTCATCCAGGTGCGCCGCGTGACGCCCACGGCGGGTCAGGCCAAGCAGTACCCCATGGCGCCGGGCCGCACGGGCATCCCGGAGCGGCGTGAGTACAAGGTCGTCCCGGACCACCTGGGCCGTGGCCGCGAGCTGGTGGACGTCTCCAAGAACAAGGAGCGTGGCCAGCGCAAGCGCACCAGCGGTGATACGCAGAGCGTGTCCAAGCAGGAACTGACGGACATGGTCTGGGGCCGCGTCACCATCCCCATCCGTGGCAAGAAGCGCAAGCCCACGAAGAAGGGCGCCAAGACGCAGATCACCCAGATGGCCGAGGAGAAGAAGGTCATCAAGCTCCAGGAGGGCATCTCCGTGTCCGACCTGGGCCAGCGCATGGGTGTGCGCAGCAACGAGCTCATCAAGAAGCTGATGGGCCTGGGGAAGATGGTCACCGCGAACCAGATGGTGGACGCGGACACGGCGGAGACGGTCGCCAGCGACTACGGCTGGAAGATCGACCGCGTGGGCTTCGAGGTGGAGGACTACCTGCCCGAGGTGGAGGCCCGTCCCGAGGACGAGCGTCCCCGTCCGCCGGTGGTCACCATCATGGGCCACGTCGACCACGGCAAGACGAGCCTCCTGGACGCCATCCGGAAGGCCAACGTCGCGCAGGGTGAGGCCGGTGGCATCACCCAGCACATCGGCGCGTACAGCATCAGCACCGCGCGCGGTGACGTGACGTTCCTCGACACGCCGGGCCACGAGGCCTTCACGTCCATGCGCGCCCGCGGCGCCGACGTGACGGACATCGTGGTGCTGGTGGTGGCCGCCGACGACGGCGTGATGCCGCAGACGGTGGAGGCCATCAAGCACGCGAAGGCGGCCGAGGTGCCCATCGTCGTCGCCATCAACAAGATGGACGTGCCGGGCGCCAACCCGGACCGCGTGAAGAAGGACCTGGCCAACCACGAGCTCACCCCGGAAGAGTGGGGCGGCGACACCATCATGGTTCCGGTCTCCGCGAAGACGAAGGAGAACCTGGAGCTGCTGCTGGAGAACCTGGCCCTCCAGGCCGAGGTGCTCGAGCTGTCGGCCAACCCGAACCGTCCGTCGGTGGGCGCCATCATCGAGGCCAAGCTGGACCGCGGCCGTGGCCCGGTCGCCACGGTGCTGGTGCAGGAAGGCACGCTCAAGCTGGGTGACGCCGTCGTCACCGGCTCGCACTACGGCCGCATCCGCGCCATGACGAACAGCCGCGGCGAGCAGGTGAAGGAAGTGATGCCGGGCTACTGCGCCGAGGTCGTCGGTCTGTCCGGCGTGCCGAGCGCGGGTGACGCCATCAACGTGGTGGCGGACGAGAAGGCGGCCAAGCAGATCGCCGAGCACCGCGGCATGAAGGACCGGCAGACCGAGCTGTCCAAGGTCAGCCGCGAGTCCCTGGAGCAGCTCTTCGCCAAGACGAAGGCGGGCGGCGGCCCCAAGGAGCTGCGCGTCGTCATCAAGGCGGACGTGCAGGGCTCGTCCGAGGCCGTCAAGCAGGCCGTCCAGAAGCTGTCCACCCACAAGGTCAAGGTGGAGGTGGTGCACTCCGGCGTGGGCGCCATCACCGAGGGCGACGTGATGCGGGCGGCGGCCTCCAAGGGCGTGGTGCTCGGCTTCAACGTCAACCCCGAGTCCGGTGCCGAGGCCGCGGCCAAGGCGCAGGAGGTGTCGCTCAAGAGCTACTCCATCATCTACGAGCTCATCGACGGGGTTCGCACGGAGATGGAGGGCCTGCTGGAGCCCATCCGCACCGAGCGCAAGCTGGGCCGTGCGGAGGTGCGCAACACGTTCAACGTGCCGCGCCTGGGCACCATCGCCGGTGCGGCGGTGCTGGACGGTGTGATGAAGCGCGGCGCCTTCGTTCGCCTCATGCGCGAGAACAAGCAGTTGTTCTCCGGCAAGATGGCGTCGCTGCGGCGCTTCAAGGACGACGTCAAGGAAGTCGCGCAGGGCTTCGAGTGCGGTATCGGCATCGAGAGCTTCAACGACCTCAAGCCCGGTGACATCATCGAGGCCTACGAGATCGAAGAGACTCGGCAGAGCCTCACCTAGTCGCAGGAGAGCCCCGGCGCCTCCCTGAAACCCTGGGAAGACCCCATCTTCCCAGGGTGCTGATGCCCGGGTTGCCACCGCCTTCGGGCGGGGCTACCCGTGGCGAGGGGGACATTCATGTTCGTAGGTGTCGCACGCCTCACCCTGCAGATTCCGGACAGCGGCTCGCTGAAGTCCAAGCGGCAGGTGCTCCGCCGGGTGATGGACCGGCTCAAGGCCCGCTTCAACGTGGCCGTGGCCGAGGTCGAGGACCAGGAGCTCTGGCAGAAGGCCTCGTTGGCGCTCGCGGTGGTGGGCAACGAGCGGCGCCACGTGGACGAGCAACTGGAGAAGATCATCCACTCCGTCGAGGAGATGTACGTCGCCCCGCTGTTGTCGCGAGAGACGGAAATCCTCGGCTTCGGGGACCAGCTCTTCGCGAGCGGCCAGGCGGCCGCCCGCGGGGCCTTCTCGGCGCGGGCGGTGGACGAGGACGCGGAGGAGCTGGACCTCTCCCCCGAGCAGGCGGCGGCGCATTCGGAGGCCGCCATTGCCCGGTTCCTGCGGGGCGAGCGTTCGTCGCTCGCGGAAGCCGAGGGGCTGGGGGAGTGGGAGAGCCGCCATGAAGGCGGCATGGATGGCGGCGCCAGCCGCCCGTCTCCGTCGAGCGGTGGACGGATGACGTTCGACGAGGCGCGGGCTCGGGCCCGCTCCCTGCGCAACCCGCGAGACTGGGAGAAGAAATGACGACGCATTCCCGACCGGAGCGCGTGGGGCAGGAAATCCAGGCGGCCATTGGTGACCTGCTCACCCGGGGCATGCTGAGGGACCCGCGCATCGGCTACATCACGATTACGGGCGTGAAGGTCTCCCCGGACCTCCGCGTGGCCCGGGTCTTCTACTCGATGATGGGCAGCGAGCAGGAGCGCGCGGACACCCAGAAGGGCCTGGAGGCCGCCAAGGGCTTCGTGCGCCGCGAGGTGACGTCCGCCGTCAACCTGCGCGTGTCGCCGGAAATCTTCTTCTCCTTCGACGAATCCGTCGGCGAGGGTGACAAGATTGACCGGCTGCTGCGCGAAGTCCGCAACAAGGAAGGCTGGTAGGTCCAGGCCCGGGCCTCCACGATTGGCGTGCCATGGACGGCGTCCTCGTCATTGACAAGCCCACCGGCCCCACGTCGTTCGACGTGGTCCGCCAGGTGCGTTCGCTGCTCCGCATCAAGAAGGTAGGCCATACCGGGACGTTGGATCCGCTGGCCACCGGCGTGCTGCCGCTCTGCCTGGGGGAAGCCACCAAGGTCGCGGGCTTCATCACCGAGGGCGACAAGGCCTACGACGCCACGGTGCGGCTGGGCGCAGAGACGGACACCCTGGACGCGGAGGGGCAGGTGACGGCGCAGGCGCCCGTGCCGGCCCTGACGCCCGCCTTGATTGAGGCCGCGCTGGCGCGCTTCCGGGGCACCTTCGACCAGGTCCCGCCCATGTACTCGGCGGTGAAGGTGGGCGGGAAGCGACTGTACGAGCTGGCCCGGGCGGGAGAAGAGGTGGAGCGCGCCGCCCGCCAGGTGACGGTGTACGAGCTGGTGCTGCGCGACTTCTCCGCGGAGCGGCTGCAGCTCTCGGTGCGCTGCTCCAAGGGCTTCTTCGTGCGCACCCTGGCCCAGGACGTGGGCCGGGCGCTGGGCTGTGGCGCGCACCTGGAGGCGCTGCGGCGCACTTCCAGCGGCCCGTTCTCCCTGACCCAGGCGCTGCCGCTGGCGGACCTGCCGGACCTGCTGAAGGCAGGCACGCTGGCGGGCCGCCTCATGTCCATGTCGCAGGCCCTGGTGGACCTTCCGGAGGTGCGCGTGAGCGCCGCCGACGCCAAACGCGTCTCCCACGGCGTCCCGGTGGAGGTCCCCGCCGGAAATGCGGGCCGGGTGCGCGTCATGGGCCCGGACGACGCGCTGCTGGCCGTGGCCGAAGTCACGGGCGGCCGCCTGCGCTATCTGCGCGTCCTCGTGTAGCGCCGGGACTTTTCGCGGGGTTGCGGCTGTACGTCAGCTCACGCTCCCGGACTTTCCGGGACGGGCGGGCAGGCGTCGAAGGTTGACCCCACGGGGGGTGAAGCTTATAAGCCCCCCGCTCGTTAGAAGGACGAACCCGGTCTGTACCCCTCCGCGGACCGCGGTGACGCGAGCAGCAACCTCCACCGGAGCGGGCAAGGTAGAGTCGAATGTCGCTGCATCAGGAGCGCAAGTCGGAGCTGGTGTCGAAGTTCAAGACCCACGAGACGGACACGGGGTCCCCCGAGGTGCAGGTGGCGCTGCTGTCCGAGCGCATCACCATGCTCACGGAGCACTTCAAGACGCACAAGAAGGACCACCACTCCCGCCGCGGTCTGTTGAAGCTGGTCGGTCAGCGCCGCCGCCTGCTGGACTACCTGAAGTCCAAGGACGTCGCGCGGTACAAGAAGCTCATCGACGGCCTCGGCATCCGCAAGTAGGCAGTTGAGCAGGACCCGGGGCGCTGGCAGAAACCAGCGCCCCGCGCGTTTAGGACGTAGGCGGTAACGGAAGTGAAGTGAAGCAGTCGAAGCGCGGTGGGTGGAGGCGGGCGAGGGAGTGGTGGCTGCGGAGGTTTTGGTTTCCGTTCGGAGGGGCTGACCACGGTCGGCTCCTGCGATCAGGGATCAAAAGTTCCGAGACATCCCTCCGGCGCTCCGCAAGCGCCCTCCGCAGTACATGCTGGCGGTTGCCTCAATTGGCGCCTGTCTTGAGGCGCGGGTGACCGCTCAACCACCCCGAGGGCCCTCCCGGGGTGCCGGGCCTATTTCCCAAGGCCGGGTGCGCGCGGTGGGGTCTTCGCCATGAAGAATCCAGAGGCACGGACATGTTGAAGAAGAGCGTCAAGATTGGCGAGAGCGAGCTGAGCATTGAAGTGGGCCGTCTGGCGAAGCAGGCCGACGGTTCCGTGGTGGTCCGCTATGGCGACACCATGCTGCTCGTGACGGCGGTGAGCGCCCGGGAGAAGAAGGACATCGACTTCCTCCCCCTGACGGTGGAGTACCAGGAGAAGCTGTACTCGGCCGGCCGCATCCCCGGCAGCTACTTCAAGCGCGAGGGCCGCCTCACGGAGAAGGAGACGCTGGCCAGCCGCCTGATCGACCGCTCCTGCCGTCCCCTGTTCCCGGAGGGCTACGCGTACGAGACGCAGGTCATCGCCAGCGTCATCTCGTCCGACCCGGAGAACGAGGGTGACATCCACGGCATCACCGGCGCCTCCGCGGCGCTGTGGGTGTCGGACATCCCGTTCGACGGCCCCATCGCCGGCATCCGCGTGGGCCGCGTCGGCGGTGAGCTGGTGGCCAACCCCACCGCGAAGCAGCGCGAGCAGAGCGACCTGGACCTCATCATGGCGGTGAGCCGCAAGGCCATCGTCATGGTGGAAGGTGGCGCGGAGGAGGTCTCCGAGGCCGACATGGTCGCGGCGCTGGACTTCGGCTTCAAGATGGCGCAGCCCGCGCTGGACCTGCAGGACGAGCTGCGGCGCGAGCTGAACAAGCAGGTCCGCTCCTTCGAGAAGCCCGCCGCCGTGGACGAGGCCCTGCGCGCCAAGGTGCGCGAGCTGGCCATGGACGGCATCAAGGCCGGCTATGGCATCAAGGAGAAGGCCGCCCGCTACGACGCGCTCTCCAAGACGAAGAAGGAGACGCTCGCCAGGCTCAAGGAGCAGCTCGGCGACGGCTACACCCCGCTGGTGGAGAAGCACGCCAAGTCGGTGGTGGAGGACCTGAAGTACGAGCACATGCGCGAGATGACGGTCAACGGTGGCCGCATCGGCGACCGTGGCCACGACGTGGTCCGTCAGATTACGTGCGAAGTGGGCGTGCTCCCGCGCACCCACGGCAGCGCGGTCTTCACGCGCGGCGAGACGCAGGCGCTCGTCGTCACCACGCTGGGCACCAGCGATGACGAGCAGCGCCTGGAGATGCTGGGCGGCATGGCGTTCAAGCGCTTCATGCTGCACTACAACTTCCCGCCGTTCAGCGTGAACGAGACGAAGCCGCTGCGTGGCCCGGGCCGCCGTGAAGTCGGCCACGGCGCGCTGGCGGAGCGCGCGCTGCGCAACATGGTGCCGAAGAGCGAGTCCTTCCCGTACACGGTGCGCCTGGTGTCGGACATCCTGGAGTCCAACGGCTCCTCGTCCATGGCCTCCGTCTGCGGCGGCACGCTGGCGCTGATGGACGCGGGTGTCCCGCTCAAGGCCCCGGTGGCCGGTATCGCCATGGGCCTGGTGAAGGAGGGCGACAAGATCGCCATCCTCTCCGACATCCTCGGTGACGAGGACCACCTGGGCGACATGGACTTCAAGGTGTGCGGCACCTCGAAGGGCATCACGTCCATCCAGATGGACATCAAGATCACCGGCCTCACCACGGAGATCATGAGCCGCGCGCTGGAGCAGGCGCGTCAGGGCCGTCTGCACATCCTGGGCGAGATGCTCAAGACGCTGGCCGAGTCCCGCAAGGAGATCAGCCAGTACGCGCCGCGCATCACCACCATCCAGATTCGTCCCGAGTTCATCAAGAACGTCATCGGGCCGGGCGGCAAGGTCATCAAGGACATCATCGCCCGCACGGGTGCCGCCATCAACATCGAGGACTCGGGCCGCGTGGACATCGCCAGCGCGAACGGCGAGGCCGTGAAGGCCGCCATCGCGATGATTCAGGCGCTGACCCGCGAGGCCGAAATCGGGAAGATCTACACGGGCACGGTGCGGAAGATCGCCGAGTTCGGCGCCTTCGTGGAGCTGTTCCCGGGCACCGACGGCCTCATCCACATCTCCGAGCTGTCCGACAAGCGCGTCAAGAGCGTCTCCGACGTGCTGAACGAGGGCGACGAGGTGCTGGTGAAGGTCGTCAGCATCGACAAGACGGGCAAGATCCGCCTGTCTCGCAAGGAGGCCATGGCGGAGCGCGCCGCGCAGCAGGGCGCCGCCGCCGCGGGTGAGGCCGCCGCGCAGCCCGCGGCTCCGGCGCCGACGCAGCCGGACGCCAAGGCCTAGTGGGTGCCCGAAGGCCCGGGCCGCTCACTCCGCGTGAGCGCCCGGCGCTGCTGACGCCCCCTTCCGCCGCCGCGCGGGAGGGGGTGTTTTCGTTTCAGGCCGAGCTGGTTTAGAGCCTTACAGGCGGGCCGTGCGTTGAGGTGCGGGCCCCGTCCTCAAGGGGGAGCCTGCTTGCCACCTCGACCACCACCGGCGTCGCCGTCCACGCCCTTCCTGGCGGATGTGTCCCGCTTCCTGGGGGCCTTCCGTTGGGCGTTCATGCCGCTGGGCCTGGTCGCGCTGGTGGCGGTGGGGGTGCACTCGGCGGCGGACACGCTGGATGAGCGGCTGCTGGCCCTGGTGGACCGGGTGGACGCGGGGTTCGACGCGCTCGTGGGCCGCTCCTCGCTGACGGCGTCCTGGGTGGAGTGGGTGTCGCTGGAGCAGCGCACCCGGATTGCGCGCTTCCTCGCGCTCGCGTGGGAGCTGGCCGCGGACGTGGTGCTGGCGCTGCCCGCGCTGGGCTACCGGGAGTCGGCCGCGCCCGCTCCGGCGGAGGCCTGGCGCGTGGTGCTGGAGCCCCGGTCCACCTCGCGCCCGACGTGGCGGCAGTTGTGGCAGCGGTGCCTGCGCAAGCCCACGCCCATGCGCTGGCTGCGGCCCCTGGCGACGGCGGCCGTGGTGCTGGCGGGCGCGTGCGCGGTGGCGAAGCTCATCCAGGGCTCGGTGTACCTCTCCTGGCGAGACTTGTTCGGTGACGGTGCCTCGGACGTGGTGGCGCGGGTCCTGGCGGTGGCCGGACTGGTGGGGGTGCTCGCCTCGCTCGGCTGGCGCGCGGTGCTGCGCAACCTGCAGCACGCGGACGCGGTGTGCGAGGAGGCCGGGGGCAGGAAGGCCTGGCGGCGCGGGCTGGTGGGCTGCGCGGTGGTGGTGCCGCTGGCGGTGGCGGCGGTGGTGGACGCGACGCCCGTGCTGTCCTTCTTCCGGTAGGTGCCCATGTTCCCGCGTCGCGCGAAAGGCTTGCTGGACTTCTGCATGGCGGCGCTCTGCGTGTGGGCGGCGTACCACCACA
Proteins encoded in this window:
- the rpsO gene encoding 30S ribosomal protein S15, with the protein product MSLHQERKSELVSKFKTHETDTGSPEVQVALLSERITMLTEHFKTHKKDHHSRRGLLKLVGQRRRLLDYLKSKDVARYKKLIDGLGIRK
- the pnp gene encoding polyribonucleotide nucleotidyltransferase, whose protein sequence is MLKKSVKIGESELSIEVGRLAKQADGSVVVRYGDTMLLVTAVSAREKKDIDFLPLTVEYQEKLYSAGRIPGSYFKREGRLTEKETLASRLIDRSCRPLFPEGYAYETQVIASVISSDPENEGDIHGITGASAALWVSDIPFDGPIAGIRVGRVGGELVANPTAKQREQSDLDLIMAVSRKAIVMVEGGAEEVSEADMVAALDFGFKMAQPALDLQDELRRELNKQVRSFEKPAAVDEALRAKVRELAMDGIKAGYGIKEKAARYDALSKTKKETLARLKEQLGDGYTPLVEKHAKSVVEDLKYEHMREMTVNGGRIGDRGHDVVRQITCEVGVLPRTHGSAVFTRGETQALVVTTLGTSDDEQRLEMLGGMAFKRFMLHYNFPPFSVNETKPLRGPGRREVGHGALAERALRNMVPKSESFPYTVRLVSDILESNGSSSMASVCGGTLALMDAGVPLKAPVAGIAMGLVKEGDKIAILSDILGDEDHLGDMDFKVCGTSKGITSIQMDIKITGLTTEIMSRALEQARQGRLHILGEMLKTLAESRKEISQYAPRITTIQIRPEFIKNVIGPGGKVIKDIIARTGAAINIEDSGRVDIASANGEAVKAAIAMIQALTREAEIGKIYTGTVRKIAEFGAFVELFPGTDGLIHISELSDKRVKSVSDVLNEGDEVLVKVVSIDKTGKIRLSRKEAMAERAAQQGAAAAGEAAAQPAAPAPTQPDAKA